Proteins encoded by one window of Aspergillus chevalieri M1 DNA, chromosome 6, nearly complete sequence:
- a CDS encoding uncharacterized protein (COG:S;~EggNog:ENOG410PYR8), which yields MAKFLENSRWYQAYKELASQGKLQLPEYEQNENGEFLVKPGELFCRYPDCDKRTTEFSKTVNLRWHLKHHRDVQIANSGTGRFKQVEKDMTNAWYKELVESNQIMDESKDEEQSKEDDQEHQKPYVPWRKDLMDINRIKVRAIAKALGVFPCDACQEAGISCLSDMNICTIVMHHFDLRSPEELEQMGLNATNPN from the exons ATGGCGAAATTCTTGGAAAACAGCCGGTGGTACCAGGCATACAAGGAGCTAGCCTCTCAGGGCAAGCTCCAGCTGCCAGAATATGAACAA AATGAAAATGGGGAGTTTCTGGTGAAACCAGGCGAGTTGTTTTGTCGTTACCCAGACTGTGATAAGCGAACT ACAGAATTCTCAAAAACAGTTAATCTTCGCTGGCACCTCAAACACCATCGAGATGTTCAAATTGCAAATAGTGGCACTGGTCGCTTTAAGCAAGTGGAAAAAGATATGACAAATG CCTGGTATAAAGAACTTGTGGAGAGCAACCAAATCATGGATGAGAGTAAGGATGAAGAGCAGTCCAAGGAGGACGACCAAGAGCATCAAAAGCCATATGTGCCATGGAGAAAGGATCTGATGGAT ATCAATCGCATCAAAGTCCGAGCAATTGCTAAGGCTCTTGGGGTGTTTCCTTGTGATGCATGTCAAGAAGCTGGTATTA GTTGCCTCTCAGACATGAACATATGCACTATCGTTATGCATCATTTTGATCTTAGAAGTCCTGAGGAACTTGAACAGATGGGTCTCAATGCTACTAATCCAAACTGA
- a CDS encoding uncharacterized protein (COG:I;~EggNog:ENOG410PJH0;~InterPro:IPR042099,IPR000873;~SECRETED:SignalP(1-29);~TransMembrane:2 (o6-24i99-118o)), with protein MLFSFSITNLLFSICILMNVKMIFEPAERLHIPTKDLLSYIFDNPEYDQDEPIYRDPANSSRSISCNQARKLIRQLVAGLQAWGVRKGDCIAIHAFNDIYYSMLVLAIVGAGGIFTGTNPSYTPMELEHPFKESYDKNESETGSLGS; from the exons ATGCTGTTCTCCTTTTCGATCACTAATTTGCTCTTCTCAATTTGTATATTGATGAACGTAAAGATGATTTTTGAACCGGCCGAACGATTGCACATTCCCACCAAGGACCTCCTGTCGTACATTTTCGACAACCCCGAGTACGACCAGGACGAGCCA ATTTATAGAGATCCCGCAAACTCGTCACGGTCAATCTCGTGCAACCAGGCCCGGAAGCTGATCCGCCAGCTGGTCGCGGGATTGCAGGCATGGGGTGTTCGGAAGGGCGACTGCATCGCGATTCATGCCTTCAATGAT ATTTATTACAGTATGCTGGTCCTGGCGATTGTGGGCGCCGGTGGGATTTTCACCGGCACGAACCCATCGTACACGCCTATGGAGCTGGAGCACCCCTTTAAAGAGTCATATGATAAGAACGAATCTGaaacggggtctctcggatcgtag
- the MRE11 gene encoding MRX complex nuclease subunit (BUSCO:EOG09262GVX;~COG:L;~EggNog:ENOG410PG13;~InterPro:IPR003701,IPR029052,IPR041796,IPR038487, IPR007281,IPR004843;~PFAM:PF00149,PF04152;~go_component: GO:0005634 - nucleus [Evidence IEA];~go_component: GO:0030870 - Mre11 complex [Evidence IEA];~go_function: GO:0004519 - endonuclease activity [Evidence IEA];~go_function: GO:0008408 - 3'-5' exonuclease activity [Evidence IEA];~go_function: GO:0016787 - hydrolase activity [Evidence IEA];~go_function: GO:0030145 - manganese ion binding [Evidence IEA];~go_process: GO:0006302 - double-strand break repair [Evidence IEA]), whose amino-acid sequence MPGMNDPETIRILVATDNHVGYNERDPIRGDDSWKSFHEVMCLAKEQDVDMVLLAGDLFHENKPSRKSMYQVMRSIRMNCLGDKPCELEMISDASENFQGAFNHPNYEDEDINVAIPIFSIHGNHDDPSGEGHLAALDLLQVSGLINYYGRTPESDNIHIKPVLLQKGRTKLALYGMSNVRDERLFRTFRDNKVKFYQPGIQRDDWFNLMSVHQNHHAYTETNYLPENFLPEFMDLVIWGHEHECLIDPRLNPEMNFHVMQPGSSVATSLCPGEAVAKHVSILSITGRKFKSEPVRLKSVRPFAMREIVLSEEKGAQKLARKENNRTEITRFLMTLVEELIEEAKADWVDTHGEPTEDEEQEVPLPLVRLRVEVSTPEGGSYDCENPQRFSNRFVGKVANVNDVVQFYRKKKNTTRKQGDVEVDESAVSQLATLDTVKVEQLVRDFLAQQSLSILPQNSFGDAVSQFIDKDDKHAMEMFVNESLDNQMKHLLSLNREEEELDDEGKLQNSLQTAMEKYRAQMEDMFSRGIKKRTRGKKRFKPKPDGWDTEFDGVWEDQPGALIHSDNEGGDPNEDVAAEDGTTPAPVRGATRGRGRGRGGRAAAKTTTSTRKTATTTKKTAPVAKGRRRKAVSDDEDEEEEDVVMLDDDDNDDQGLSDIDEDDDSQALFVKQPAAKNKSTTRKAVAPATTTTSQRRSGHSAASPAASSTTATARGSRSTARGKQVTQMTLNFTGPQASQAKPSRTTRATSLLSEDIDDDDDDDDAFEAMPSSGRRR is encoded by the exons ATGCCCGGAATGAATG ACCCGGAAACCATCCGCATCCTCGTCGCAACCGACAACCATGTCGGCTACAATGAACGAGACCCTATCCGGGGAGACGACAGTTGGAAGAGTTTCCACGAGGTAATGTGCTTAGCCAAGGAACAAGATGTCGATATGGTGCTTTTGGCGGGAGATCTATTTCACGAGAATAAGCCGTCCCGGAAGTCCATGTATCAGGTGATGCGCTCGATCCGGATGAACTGCCTGGGAGACAAGCCGTGCGAACTGGAGATGATCAGTGATGCCAGTGAGAACTTCCAGGGTGCATTTAACCATCCGAActatgaggatgaggatataaACGTGGCCATTCCGATATTCTCCATCCACGGAAACCACGATGATCCCTCGGGAGAAGGCCATCTCGCGGCCTTGGATCTGTTGCAGGTATCAGGCTTGATAAACTACTACGGTCGAACTCCAGAGTCAGACAACATCCATATCAAGCCAGTTTTGCTACAGAAAGGACGGACCAAACTGGCCCTGTATGGCATGAGTAACGTCCGGGATGAACGCCTCTTCCGGACCTTTCGTGACAACAAAGTCAAATTCTACCAGCCAGGGATACAAAGAGATGATTGGTTCAACTTGATGTCCGTTCATCAGAATCATCACGCCTACACGGAAACCAATTATCTCCCCGAGAACTTCCTTCCCGAATTCATGGACCTTGTTATCTGGGGACATGAGCACGAGTGCTTGATTGACCCGCGACTGAACCCCGAAATGAACTTTCACGTCATGCAGCCTGGATCGTCCGTTGCGACGTCGCTTTGCCCTGGTGAAGCAGTGGCCAAGCATGTGTCGATCCTCAGCATTACAGGTCGCAAGTTCAAGAGTGAGCCAGTCCGCTTAAAGTCCGTCCGTCCGTTTGCGATGCGAGAAATCGTTCTCTCAGAGGAGAAGGGGGCGCAGAAACTGGCCCGCAAGGAGAATAACCGCACCGAAATCACGCGGTTCCTCATGACGCTCGTGGAGGAACTTATCGAAGAGGCTAAGGCGGACTGGGTTGACACACATGGCGAGCCAacagaggatgaagagcaaGAGGTCCCATTACCGCTCGTGCGACTACGGGTCGAAGTCTCAACTCCAGAAGGAGGCAGTTATGACTGCGAGAACCCGCAACGATTCTCGAACCGCTTCGTTGGCAAGGTCGCCAACGTCAACGACGTGGTGCAGTTTTAccgcaagaagaagaacaccACTCGTAAACAGGGCGATGTCGAAGTGGACGAATCTGCCGTTTCCCAGCTGGCTACTCTCGACACGGTGAAAGTGGAGCAGCTTGTGCGGGACTTCCTCGCCCAGCAGTCGCTGAGCATCCTACCACAGAACTCCTTCGGAGATGCTGTCTCGCAGTTCATCGACAAAGACGACAAACACGCGATGGAAATGTTCGTGAACGAATCGCTGGACAACCAAATGAAGCACCTGCTATCCCTTAACcgcgaagaggaggaattAGACGACGAGGGAAAACTCCAGAACTCCCTGCAAACCGCCATGGAAAAATACCGTGCGCAAATGGAAGATATGTTCTCGCGGGGAATCAAGAAGCGAACCCGGGGCAAGAAGCGTTTCAAGCCCAAGCCGGATGGCTGGGATACAGAATTCGACGGTGTCTGGGAAGACCAGCCGGGGGCTTTGATCCATTCTGATAATGAAGGTGGTGACCCCAACGAAGATGTTGCTGCTGAGGACGGTACCACGCCTGCACCGGTCAGAGGTGCTACCCGTGGCCGCGGCCGTGGTCGAGGGGGTCGGGCAGCTGCCAAGACGACGACCAGTACTCGGAAGACCGCcacgacgacgaagaaaaCGGCCCCAGTTGCCAAGGGCCGCCGACGAAAGGCCGTTtctgacgatgaggatgaggaagaggaggatgttgtcatgctggacgatgatgacaatgacGATCAAGGCTTGTCAGACAtcgatgaagacgacgattCGCAGGCCTTGTTCGTCAAACAACCCGCCGCAAAGAACAAATCAACAACCCGCAAAGCAGTCGCTCCTGCCACAACGACAACCAGCCAGCGTCGATCCGGACATAGTGCGGCTTCTCCTGCGGCATCGTCGACCACTGCCACTGCACGGGGTTCTCGGAGCACTGCGCGCGGTAAACAGGTGACGCAGATGACGTTGAATTTTACAGGTCCGCAGGCGTCGCAGGCGAAACCGAGTCGGACGACCAGGGCTACGAGTCTGCTTAGTGAGGATattgacgatgacgacgatgatgatgatgctttTGAGGCCATGCCTAGTTCGGGTCGACGGAGATAG
- a CDS encoding F-box and WD domain protein (COG:S;~EggNog:ENOG410PJU2;~InterPro:IPR001810,IPR036322,IPR015943,IPR036047, IPR003903;~PFAM:PF00646,PF12937;~go_function: GO:0005515 - protein binding [Evidence IEA]) yields MQPESTAVSQHTFISDSPRAETLDPTQHGHDFCGDDPVSDSPRRGEDGDRPEVVPAPRDRADSPLNGLEDSIASSSSQQAKTNDFNVLDLSHLSSVSFGDIPNEVLTHILSHLPPPSLSSIALVSHRFHSLVTTPHAWRIAFSRYFPGPSNDEIGSRVAASQRSEQFVSDKRYFTRLTALASWRSEYILRTRLLRSLARGKPTQFEPSKKNGAVRSANVRNGSAVVTYTSQLLFPVSHIAGSFGTETTKERPVFIHGAAEQGIASASDPASVKVGTWGLSDHQLFRHFADLYTGVAEYGLGSGDIVGLPNRMDVSQPYGMIYGEGCPQGRSYFISSTELRGRFLGLTVSNPEPYLGVPAQNLITSSVTAVWIAKSSEVLRMTNGLVGMLSGSSAGILTAYSLGPNPLYEPRLERGQPTAKWVLCPGVPIIAIAVDDKFSPQRHAHRRIWVVALNALGEVFYLTDLLRQPDIPPKATPEELDRLAWKTGRSVRWELAELSRRVARPDPYNQDLVDGSYSPRSSSDSMKLNEYQIAAETKEIEKFLAFKPKHFRKVCEGWDMRRELKVDFAGDDGNGAGESVMVIACGLGEGEKASIRRFTRKGLANTASSIPEAHTSAVNTPMSTSIFGGPIKEPLLEPQSIPPSRSSRVNEPVCTAKNTEWYISDFNFGDRRSVQITASALDASTYALLTKEEDPLLAMSGSSVSSAMSSPLPRMAHPSTGTEVPGQRARYVAVGTATGLVFLWDIRSPTARNSEVINNVSPLRIIQTDSPQISCVALTSLYLVHGGNDGLVQAWDPLASSTGPIRTINSRFSSRARRRLVQAEASMHGVGNNFFATGAICLDPDSTVLRGMVALGTHLRYWSYSSSSADQYKTSKRRWRRGQRGDNASGEGGQRFSNSGRGALWDYIEDEKVEMERQKVADQKERKHLNNRFGLELLGPDASEEEIIAYAQLLSQESLTNEAAKRGEILETPNISTSPSTPGLNDVSIEPSSSSSPFQTSIEDVDDPEIAEAIRLSLLEEQASSFGTDPFTTRASQSSQSEYSPEPAAAESSNQQEIDDLEFALQLSLVENNSPETAEEWEEFPALSTQSPSKDKGKGRAW; encoded by the exons ATGCAACCCGAGTCTACTGCAGTATCTCAACATACTTTTATCTCGGACTCGCCTCGCGCAGAAACCCTCGATCCTACCCAGCATGGACATGACTTCTGTGGCGATGACCCGGTCTCTGACTCTCCCCGTCGTGGAGAGGATGGAGACCGTCCAGAAGTCGTCCCTGCCCCGAGGGACAGGGCAGATTCGCCCCTGAACGGATTGGAGGACAGTatagcttcttcttcgtcacaGCAAGCGAAAACCAATGACTTCAATGTGCTCGATTTGTCGCATCTGTCGTCGGTATCCTTCGGGGATATCCCCAATG AGGTCTTGACGCACATCCTGTCCCACCTCCCCCCTCCATCGCTATCGTCGATCGCATTGGTCTCTCATCGCTTCCACAGTCTAGTCACCACGCCACACGCTTGGAGAATCGCCTTTTCCCGCTACTTCCCTGGGCCCAGCAACGATGAGATTGGCAGTCGGGTCGCGGCCTCACAGCGGTCGGAACAATTTGTGTCGGATAAACGGTACTTCACTCGGTTGACTGCGCTAGCGTCCTGGCGAAGCGAATATATCTTGCGAACGCGATTGTTGCGCTCTCTCGCGAGGGGCAAACCGACCCAATTCGAGCCATCCAAGAAGAATGGCGCCGTGCGATCGGCCAATGTGCGCAATGGCAGTGCTGTTGTCACATATACTTCGCAACTGCTGTTTCCTGTCAGTCACATAGCTGGCTCCTTCGGGACGGAAACTACCAAGGAACGGCCGGTGTTCATTCACGGCGCTGCGGAGCAGGGAATTGCATCGGCCAGTGATCCTGCGTCTGTCAAGGTTGGAACATGGGGTTTGTCCGACCATCAACTGTTTCGACACTTTGCAGATCTCTACACTGGTGTTGCTGAATATGGTCTTGGCTCTGGTGACATTGTTGGTCTGCCTAATCGTATGGATGTCAGTCAACCATACGGTATGATTTACGGCGAAGGTTGCCCGCAGGGTCGCAGTTATTTCATCTCGTCAACTGAACTACGCGGTCGTTTCTTGGGGCTTACGGTTTCAAATCCGGAGCCATACTTGGGTGTCCCAGCGCAAAATTTGATTACCTCGTCTGTTACTGCAGTTTGGATCGCCAAGTCTTCCGAAGTCCTGAGAATGACAAATGGTCTGGTGGGAATGCTGTCTGGCTCGTCCGCCGGTATCCTGACGGCTTATTCTTTGGGCCCTAACCCGCTGTACGAGCCTCGCCTCGAACGAGGTCAGCCAACCGCCAAATGGGTCCTTTGTCCGGGTGTCCCCATCATTGCGATCGCCGTCGATGACAAGTTTTCGCCGCAACGCCATGCTCACCGTCGAATTTGGGTTGTGGCTCTTAATGCTCTGGGCGAGGTGTTTTACCTTACCGATCTACTGCGTCAGCCAGATATTCCGCCCAAGGCTACCCCAGAGGAGCTCGACCGATTGGCTTGGAAAACAGGCAGGTCCGTCCGCTGGGAACTTGCAGAACTGAGTAGACGTGTTGCCAGGCCGGACCCATACAACCAGGATCTCGTCGACGGTAGCTACAGTCCTCGGTCCTCGTCTGATTCGATGAAGCTGAATGAGTATCAAATCGCTGCGGAGACTAAGGAAATTGAAAAGTTCTTGGCATTCAAGCCGAAGCACTTCCGCAAGGTTTGCGAAGGCTGGGACATGAGACGTGAATTGAAAGTTGACTTTGCCGGCGACGATGGGAACGGAGCAGGCGAGTCAGTCATGGTCATCGCATGTGGTTTGGGTGAAGGTGAAAAGGCCTCGATTCGCCGTTTTACGAGGAAGGGTCTGGCCAACACTGCGTCTTCCATTCCCGAGGCTCATACGAGCGCTGTCAATACTCCAATGTCGACTTCTATTTTCGGTGGCCCTATCAAGGAGCCTCTTCTTGAGCCTCAGAGTATCCCGCCGTCCAGGTCAAGCCGTGTGAATGAGCCGGTCTGCACCGCCAAAAATACCGAATGGTATATCTCGGACTTCAATTTTGGCGATCGCAGATCCGTTCAAATCACTGCCAGCGCTTTGGATGCATCGACCTATGCCTTGTTGACCAAAGAGGAGGATCCGCTCTTGGCAATGTCGGGAAGCTCGGTTTCCTCGGCCATGTCTTCCCCGTTGCCGCGTATGGCACACCCGTCAACAGGGACGGAGGTTCCCGGTCAACGAGCTCGGTATGTTGCCGTCGGTACGGCAACGGGGCTGGTGTTTCTGTGGGATATACGATCCCCGACCGCGCGAAACTCGGAGGTCATTAACAACGTCTCGCCTCTCCGGATCATCCAGACCGATTCACCGCAGATCTCGTGTGTTGCCTTGACGTCGCTCTACTTGGTACACGGAGGAAATGATGGCCTTGTACAAGCTTGGGATCCTCTCGCGTCATCTACAGGCCCTATTCGGACCATTAATTCTCGCTTCTCTTCTCGTGCCCGTCGTCGGCTCGTTCAGGCCGAGGCTTCCATGCACGGAGTTGGCAACAACTTCTTTGCTACGGGTGCAATCTGTCTGGACCCAGACTCTACGGTTCTGAGAGGAATGGTCGCCTTGGGAACGCATCTACGTTATTGGTCGTACAGTTCGTCTTCGGCGGATCAGTACAAGACAAGCAAGCGTCGATGGCGCCGTGGGCAGCGGGGTGACAATGCCTCAGGCGAGGGTGGTCAACGCTTTAGCAACAGCGGCCGTGGAGCGCTGTGGGACTACATTGAGGACGAAAAGGTGGAGATGGAGCGGCAGAAGGTGGCTGACCAGAAGGAACGGAAGCATCTCAATAACCGCTTTGGTCTTGAACTGCTAGGTCCGGATGCTAGCGAAGAGGAAATCATCGCATACGCGCAGCTCCTGAGTCAGGAATCTCTGACCAATGAAGCCGCGAAACGAGGTGAGATTCTCGAGACTCCGAACATCAGTACTTCGCCTAGTACCCCTGGACTCAACGACGTGTCCATTGAgccctcttcgtcttcgtctccATTCCAAACAAGCATTGAAGACGTGGATGACCCAGAAATCGCCGAGGCCATTCGCTTGAGCTTGCTCGAAGAACAAGCATCCTCATTTGGGACCGATCCATTTACCACACGAGCCTCGCAATCCAGCCAAAGCGAGTATTCACCTGAACCGGCAGCGGCGGAAAGCAGTAACCAGCAAGAGATTGACGATCTCGAGTTTGCGCTACAGCTGAGTCTTGTGGAGAACAATTCTCCTGAGACGGCGGAAGAGTGGGAGGAGTTCCCTGCACTTAGCACGCAGTCTCCTAGCAAGGACAAGGGGAAGGGAAGGGCTTGGTAG
- the gel2 gene encoding 1,3-beta-glucanosyltransferase gel2 (CAZy:GH72;~COG:S;~EggNog:ENOG410PFIQ;~InterPro:IPR017853,IPR004886;~PFAM:PF03198;~SECRETED:SignalP(1-20)), whose protein sequence is MPSTSTLLTTFVALAATASAVTPVVVDGKDFVNSETKERFPIIGVDYQPGGAGGFSTKKDPLSSPKDCLRDAALMQRLGVNTIRVYNLSPSLNHDECASIFNAAGIYMILDVNSPLQGDNLDRTQPWNSYNPGYFKQVFGIIEGFKDYPNTLAFFSGNEVINEQAAHTAPAYIRAVQRDMKAYIAKHATRHIPVGYSAADVRSILLDQANYFQCSISDADSHADLFGLNSYSWCGDSDYHASGYDVLTEDFANSSVPVIFSEYGCNAVQPRKFSEVQALYGKEMTQAFAGGLVYEYAQEENDYGLVVVDSSGNAKLREDYEALREQYGKLDMDRLKKASKAHTDAEPVECSASLITSGKFLDSFELPERPHGVQAMIDDGCGAKVGKIVGFGGRDVTQKIHGANGEELSGVKLDMKESESGEKHATDDKNSDDKEDDEKNDDGDKSEDNNGDKENDEDKENKHSSNDDNEDSDNDASSKSTTEPTTVTSSANAQTTPTPTPSKHNANAISTPSSSTIIHATATGSAIPSASATPTYYTGDGSKPSSSMLLGLLSGLAGLVALL, encoded by the exons ATGCCTTCT ACATCAACACTCCTTACCACCTTCGTCGCGCTGGCCGCGACAGCCTCCGCCGTGACCCCGGTCGTGGTCGACGGAAAAGATTTTGTGAACAGCGAGACAAAAGAGCGATTTCCCATCATTGGTGTTGA CTACCAACCCGGAGGCGCAGGCGGCTTCAGCACGAAAAAAGACCCCCTAAGTAGTCCAAAAGACTGTCTACGAGATGCGGCACTGATGCAGCGATTGGGCGTTAACACTATTCGTGTGTACAATCTCTCGCCCAGTCTGAACCACGATGAATGCGCATCTATATTCAATGCTGCTGGCATCTATATGATCCTCGATGTCAACTCGCCGTTGCAGGGCGATAACCTTGATCGCACGCAGCCGTGGAACAGCTATAACCCCGGATACTTCAAGCAGGTCTTTGGTATCATTGAGGGGTTCAAGGATTATCCTAACACGCTGGCGTTTTTCTCTGGGAATGAGGTTATCAATGAACAGGCCGCGCATACTGCGCCCGCTTACATTCGC GCCGTCCAACGCGACATGaaagcctacatcgccaaacACGCCACCCGGCACATCCCCGTCGGCTACTCCGCGGCCGATGTGCGCAGCATCCTGCTCGACCAAGCAAACTACTTCCAATGCTCCATCAGCGACGCCGACTCCCACGCCGACCTCTTCGGCCTCAACTCGTACTCCTGGTGCGGTGACTCGGACTACCACGCTAGTGGGTACGACGTCCTTACCGAGGATTTTGCCAATTCGTCGGTCCCTGTTATCTTCTCGGAGTATGGGTGTAATGCCGTGCAGCCACGGAAGTTCTCGGAAGTGCAGGCTTTGTACGGCAAGGAGATGACGCAGGCGTTCGCGGGGGGTTTGGTGTATGAGTATGCGCAGGAGGAGAATGATTACgggcttgttgttgttgatagtAGTGGGAATGCGAAGCTACGGGAGGACTATGAGGCCTTGCGGGAGCAGTACGGCAAACTTGACATGGATCGGTTGAAGAAGGCGAGTAAGGCGCATACGGACGCTGAGCCGGTGGAGTGCAGCGCGAGTCTGATTACTAGTGGGAAGTTTTTGGACTCGTTTGAGTTGCCGGAGAGGCCGCATGGTGTGCAGGCGATGATTGACGATGGGTGTGGTGCGAAGGTTGGGAAGATTGTTGGGTTTGGAGGAAGGGATGTCACGCAGAAGATTCATGGGGCTAATGGGGAGGAGCTTTCTGGTGTCAAGTTGGATATGAAGGAGTCCGAGTCTGGGGAGAAGCATGCTACCGATGACAAGAATAGTGATGACAAGGAGGACGACGAGAAGAATGATGATGGGGACAAGAGCGAAGACAACAACGGGGACAAGGAAAACGACGAGGACAAAGAAAATAAGCACAGCAGCAACGATGACAATGAAGACAGTGACAACGACGCTTCATCCAAGTCCACCACCGAACCCACTACCGTTACCAGCTCTGCCAACGCCCAAACCACGCCCACCCCAACCCCCTCCAAACACAACGCCAATGCCATCTCAACCCCTAGCTCCAGTACTATCATCCACGCCACCGCCACCGGTAGCGCAATTCCCAGCGCGAGTGCGACACCGACATACTACACGGGTGACGGGAGCAAGCCCTCGTCTTCTATGCTGCTTGGCCTGCTGAGTGGTCTCGCGGGGTTGGTTGCTTTGCTGTAG
- a CDS encoding TOM complex receptor protein TOM20 (COG:U;~EggNog:ENOG410PPYB;~InterPro:IPR023392,IPR002056;~PFAM:PF02064;~go_component: GO:0005742 - mitochondrial outer membrane translocase complex [Evidence IEA];~go_process: GO:0006605 - protein targeting [Evidence IEA];~go_process: GO:0006886 - intracellular protein transport [Evidence IEA]) — protein MKTSTLVAATAGTVLTGLLAYAVYFDHKRQTDPEFRKALKKNNRRMARAVKEEAEAIGAQQREQIKKAVQQAKDEGFPTDLEEKEAYFMGQVARGESLCAEGSDNVEAALCFYKALKVYPQPKDLISIYDKTVPKDVLELLAEMVAMDAGLKLGTFTGEGGSADSGAGVDE, from the exons ATGAAGACTTCCACTTTGGTGGCTGCCACCGCCGGCACCGTTTTGACCGGTCTTTTGG CCTACGCCGTGTACTTTGATCACAAGAGACAGACCGATCCGGAGTTCCGGAAAGctttgaagaagaacaaccgTCGGATGGCCCGGGCTGTCAAGGAAGAGGCCGAGGCCATCGGTGCCCAACAGCGCGAGCAGATCAAGAAGGCCGTGCAGCAGGCCAAGGATGAGGGTTTCCCGACTGacctggaggagaaggaggccTACTTTATGGGTCAAGTTGCCCGGGGAGAGTCTTTGTGTGCGGAGG GATCAGACAACGTCGAAGCCGCTCTCTGCTTCTACAAGGCCCTCAAGGTCTACCCCCAGCCTAAGGACCTGATCTCGATATACGACAAGACTGTTCCCAAGGACGTGTTGGAGCTTCTCGCCGAGATGGTGGCTATGGATGCTGGCTTGAAGTTGGGCACTTTCACTGGCGAAGGTGGCAGCGCTGATAGCGGCGCTGGTGTTGATgagtaa